ATATATGAGGGGCGGTATCAAATTTTACGCCATACTTCTTGCAGTTAAGTGCATCATTTAAAATATGAACTCTTGTTATCTCTCTAGCTATGTAGCTTCTCTTAATTTCATCGTCAAAAGATCTTAATTGCTGCAAAAGCACAAATCCGCTTTTATTTACTGAATTTGAAGTATTTGGGAAAAAATTACCACGAAAGCTCTGATAAGGACTAAATATATGCAAAAGCACATTATTATCAGCCAAAAATGCCATAGTATAGCTATCCATATCAACTTTTGCCAGTATATAAATTTCATCTACGGCATTAATAGGCAAAATTTTAGTCGCTACAACCGACATTTCATCGTCATATTTATCAAAATATATATTATTATCCTGCCGTCTTAATCGCCCAGGATTTAAAATAAAGTGTGTTCTATCATTTTTTTGCATATTTTATCCTAGCTAAAAAGTGATTGATTTTTATCCTGCCCGATTACTATTCTATCTGAATATTTAAGCGAGTTAAATGTGTATATGATGATGGAATCAAGCTCTTTTATGCACTCTTTTTGCAAGATTGCGGCTAACTTCTTAAAATCACTCTGCCTTATCTCGCCCTCAAAAACAGAAAACTGCACGCGCGGCAGATATTTTTCCACTGCTTTTCTTATGCGATTTGCATTGTTTTTCTCTTTAAACTCTGCGCCCACAATGTCATAAAATAGTATTACATACAAAGCTTATCTCACATACAATAATTTCTATATGCACAATTATCGCATATCTTTTTATACTCAAATTTTGGGGCTGTTGGCATATTTACAAGTTTTTCTATATCGATTAAAATCTCTTTTATCATATTTAAATTTTCTTCACTTGCATCTACTAAGAACACGCTTTTGCCGCTTATCAGCCTGCCTTTTACATCTTTTAGCCTTAATCCGATTTTTAAAAGATAGAGATAAAACAACAACTGCATCTTGCCTGCTTCCGGATTTTTTAAACTCTTTTTATATTCGGTCACCAAATAGTGTCCGCGCTCCTTTGAAAGTTTATCAAATTTTAGATTTGCAAAGGCAAAATCTTGTAAATTCTGCTCCTTTATCTCTGCCATCACTCTGCCTAAAGCCATATTTTCATCTTCTTGATCTGGATATATATGGTGTGCGTAAAGCCAAGCTTCACGCTTGCAGGTAATATAATAATTGACGAGAGTACCGGCTATTTGATCCTTGCTAAACATTACATAAAAGCCTCTTCGATAATAGTTAATTCAGGCAAAAATCCATCTTTTTTGTTATAAAAATCACTCGGAGGTAAAATATATCGTCCGAACATCTCTCTTATATTGCATTTTATTTGCGAAATTAATTTTTCACTAACCGATATAGTATATAATCCCAAATCCTTTTCCAGATCTTTAATACGTGCGATAGCTTCAAATTTATCATCATATGCTTGCAGGATAGTCTCTCTATTTTCTAAAAATTTATTAAATTGCCCTTCTTCTTGTTCTATAAAAAGTGATACCTTCCAAGGCTGATTTGGCATAAAATTACAGTTAAATTTTGTAAATAATGTTTGAAAATCCAAATTTTTAGCATAATCTAGCAAATTTATACTAGTAGTTTCATATTTCGTATCATTAAAATATCCTTCTAAAACATCGTAAATTTGACTCTCTTTTATATTGTTAGATAAAATTTCTTTCATTTTTTTCTCTTGCAAATCCGTATTGTGATACGGAAGTGAACTATTATCTAAATAATCAAAAACAATAACGTCCGAGATTTTATTAACCCCCTCTCGATTTACCCTGCCTGCAGTCTGAATAATAGCACCAAAAGGTGCAAATTCACGAAATCCAACATCAAAGCCAAGATCAACTCCAGCCTCTATAAGTTGTGTTGAAATCAAAATAATCTTATCTTTATCATTGCGCAACTTCAATCTAATCTCATTAATCAACTCAATTCTATGAAGCGGAATTTGGTGAGTAGTCAAAAGATAAATATTTGCCTTATTTTCAATTTCTTTTTTTATCATTTCGTATAGTTTTTTAGCTTTAAAAATAGTATTAACAACACAAAGAACATTTCTATTTTTATTCTTTAAAATTTCATCTTTTAAATTTTCAAAATCACTCAAATTTGACTTATAAATAAGTTTATATCTATCTTGCTTTTGGCTATAAAATTCTGGCACAGAAAGCTCGGTAAAATTTTCAAGTTCAGCTTGAATATGCGGCATAGTAGCCGACATAATAATAAAATGAATGTTGTATCTCTTTGCAAACTCATTAAATGCAATAGAAATCGGCTTTAATAATACTCTAGGTATATTTTGTATCTCGTCTATTATTATAACGCTATCTCTAAGAGTTTCAAGCTTTAAATTATCCCTATTGTGATTCGAAAAAAATATATAAAATAATTGATTAAAAGTAGTCACGATAAAATTTTCTTGCCAAATATCTGCTAAAAATATTTTTTGCGAAAACTGTTCTTTTTCATCTTCCTCGCTGCAATTTATGGATTTTTGTGTATATTTTGTCAGATGATGATATTTTAAAACACTATCTTTACCTATCACATTTTCATATACATCATGTGTCTGGTCTATTATAGAAGTAAATGGAATAGCCGTTATTATGCGCCTTTTATTACCTTTTATTTTAGAAATTTCTAAAGCCAAACTAAGAGCTAAAAATGTCTTGCCGATACCGGTTGGGGCTTTGATTAAAAATTTGTCTTTTTCAGTATTGTTTTTAAAATTTTTAAAGATTACTTCTCTGGCTTTTGTTTTGTAATTATTCGCATCTTTTTTCTGCTTTTCATTTATTATTTGACTTATTTTATACAAATAAAAATCAATTTTTTCTTTACTTAAAATATCCACATTACTATATGGCTTAGAAAATATAGCTTCAAATTTATCTGCTAAAATTAATCGTGAATATCGCTTTTTAAAAATAAAAAAGTTGTCTAAATTTTGAAATTGCTTAAAATTTCTTTCTAACGCTAAAAAATATTTCATAAAACTACGAATATTAATATTTGCATCTATTTTAGCAATTTTACAAATATCTTGAGATGTCTGAACTTTTTGATTGATGCTATCTTTAAAATTAATTACAGACAGATAGCCTTTTATAAATTCTAGAATATCAGGTAGGTCGGAGTGATGCTTTAAAATACTAAAAAAATTAGCTAAGAAATTTATATTCTTGTTTTCTTTAGCAAAAAAATATATAAAAGCGCTTTCTAGCGTATGTGTTGTCTTTAGCTTCTCTCTTGCCTTTTTAAATTCTTCTTTAGATTCAAAATCTTTTGTCTCAAGACTAATGTATGTTTGAAATTTATCAGCAAGTTTAGCTATGTCGTGATAAGAACTTGTCTCGATATGATCTAAATCATCGCCAAAACTATTATTTATATTGCCGATATGCGAATTATATGGTTTTTTTGGATGAGAATTAAATTGATCGGAAATCTCCATTATACAAATCTGCAATGATAAATTTTATCGCCACAAGTTATTTTAAAAGCCTCAATATTTTTAGCTCTTATTTTATTGTTAGATAAAATCAAATTTTTACTTGCGATGGGCGATCTGTCGGCATCTAAAGCAGTAGCAAAACTTAAAGGCGAATATAAAACACTATCTTCAAAGTCTATATTTTTTATATCGCATTCCAATAAAAATGAGTCTATCCCGACCTCATCAAAATATAAATTTTCAAATTTATTTATTTCTAAGAACTCAAAATTACCGGCAAATTCACTATTGCCAAGATAAAATGAAAATTTACAAATTCTATTTTTAAGATTATGAATCGCTTCAGCCTCAAGCTCAAATTCATCAATAAAGATTATATACTTAGGGTTAATCAATAGCTCTCTGTTGATCGGCTTTTGAGGAGCTTTTATATCCCTAAGTCCATTTGCTATTTTTTCTATATTAAATTTAAGCAAATTATTAATATGAGTTTTTGTATTTTTAGTGTAATCGTTTATATAATTTTGCGAAAAAGTCTTTTTTATGATTGAATTTCCTAAAACTACACTGTATTTAAAACCTGAAAACTTACTATCATTTAAATAATCTTCTACTCCAAGCAAAGCCGCGAGCATTCCTGAAACGGCTGTCTTCGGCGGAATAGGCAAAGTAATATTTTGACTAATACCTAAAGGATCTTTAAAGCAAGCAAATTTTCCCCAAACTTTAAAAGCAAACATTATAATTCTTTAACCTCTAAATTGATGCTTATATTTTTAAAATTATCAATATATTGTCTTGCTGTTTCATCATAAAAAATCACAACTTTTTCTATCTTTTCACTCATATTTCTTAGAGAGTTTATTAAATTTGTAAAATTTAATTCACACTCATTAAAACTACGAAGCTGTTGCGAATTTTCATTATCAATTCTTACAAGCTCATCAAGTAATCCTATCATATAAGTATCTTTATAAATTACTCTAATAAGCATTCTAGGTTTTTGACCGACCTTACTTCTGGTATTTAGCAACTTTGTTCCTTGCCACATAGAATCAAGCATATCGGCAACATCATCTTCGCTAGCATTTGATTTTTTAGCATTTATAGAGTTTATTGTGCCATACATAGCGAAAAGCCCATAAGGTATATAGTTGTCTGTTCTAAAAGTCTTATTTTGGCTATTGTCCTTTCCAAAAGCGCCTGTTCCTTGGGATAAAATAGTCTCGGTTTCATTTAAAGACTTTGCCCACGAAAACTGCACCGCTCCGATGATTTGGATATTGCTTTTGGGCGCAACTCCACCAAAAAGTCTATTATCTATACAGCTTAGAAAAACTTCTTTATCATCTTTTAGCTTTAGTGCATTTTTAAGTTCTGCAAATCTAGTCTCCGCAGATTGTACCTGCTCTGCATTATTTACAAAAATAGTTCTTTCTTTTCTATTTTGGAGATCATCTCTGATTGTTCTTTTGACCCTGACATCACTTACTACAGCCTTTCTATCGCTTTCATCATATCTTGGCGCGTTATCATTTAGCATATCACCATTGGGATTTGTCATTTTCGCATCCCACAAAAATAAAATTTCACTATGTTTTGCTAACTCACTCATACTATTCTCCTTTTTTTATTTCTTTAGCTTCTCTTTTAAATTTTGCGTAATCATTAAAGCCTCTAATAAAGGCATATGAAATCTCTTGTTGAGATATTTTAGTATTTTTATCATAATTGAAATGTGTAGTAACAAGCTGGGACAAATTACTATCTTTAAAGTTACCAAGTCTTAACTTTCTTTCAAATTCATTTGCTTTATTAAAAATTTTCTTTAAATTAACCTCTATTATTTTTTGATTGGAAAGCCATTTTTCAAAAGTCTTATTTCCACCAGAAACTTCCGAATACAAAGAGTTATTAATTATACTTTTAGAGTAAGCACCTATTAAATAAGCTCCTTTAATTAATCCATTATCAAAATAATCTGGATGTAATTCCAATAAATTTTCAAAATATTCAGAAAAAAGTTCCATTTTTATCCTTTATCGCATCTATTTTTTTTAAAAACTCTAAAATTTTATCCTCATTTTCAACATATTTTCTTGGATATACTATCCAGTCTTTCACATCTTTTTTTTCAGAATTCATTCTTTTTTTATTTGCTGCATCAAATTCTCTAAAGTGCTCAAATCTCTTTAAAAGCTCTAAATAATCTATCTTTAAATAGCCCAAAAGCAGCTTTGCCAAATAAATTCTTTCCTGAAAAATTTTATTTTCCAATCCCTTTAAGCCATTACTGTTTTTAAACTGCTCAATATTTCTAAAATAATCTCTCAAATATGTGTATTTTATATTTTGATCTTCATTTTTCACTACGTATAAACTATCACTTATATAATTATCTTTCATTAAATTTGCCACTTGTCTTATTCTGCTAGGTATTATGTCTTCTAGTGTAGAAAATATCTGAACAGATAAATTTGTAGTATTAACTTTAGTAAACAGTATATCAAGTGTTAGGCTATCTATATTTATCACTTTTTCTACTTGATCTTCAAGTGACCAGATAAAACTCTCTTCTCTAGAAGCAAAGCTTTCTAAGTTATTTTTAGATTCTTTCAAAGAATATAACATATCATTGAAAACTTCTTCGTCAAAATTTAACATTGATGGAATTATTATATACTCCAGCCCTTTATAGTAAAATTTGAGATTATTTACAGCAAACATCCAACCTTTTTTTATGGCTTTTGCAGTATCTTTTGACATAGGCATTTTGTCTATCATTTGCACTTTAAAAATATCATCATAATTATCCATAGTAAAAAATTTTATATTTGGGCTGTACCCGCATAGTTCTTTTTTCCCACTGATAATATCTATCTGCTCTTTTAAAAAAGGTTTATCATTTTTATCTTTTATGTGAGGCTCTACAAACTCATCTATATAGTTTTTTAAAACCTCAGGCATAAGCTCATAAAAAGTCTTGCCATTTATTAATAAAACAAGAAAATAATCATTTTTTTGATATGACTTTAAATTAAGCTCATCAACTTTGTAGTTATCTATATAGTCAAATACAATTTTTGCTAAAGAAATATTTTTATCATTCGCATAAACCATAATAGAATTTTTTATAGTATGAGAGATAGCTTGAAATTTTTTATATAAGTCGCTTTCTTTCTGATACTCGTAATTTGGATATAGATAATATGAATTACTAGTACCTCCGATTTTTTTAGTAAAAAATGTTTTTAGATTATCTAAAGATGACTTAGAAATAATCGGTTTGTCTATTAATTTATCATCTTGTATTTTAAAATCAACAACCAAGGTTGTATATTCGCTCTCTTTAAAATTATGATTTTCAACCATATCCTTGGTTTTGTCATCATCTATTAAAATACCGATTTTATAAAGTTTATGCGCCAGTCCCATAAATTCATTATCCTGAAATATTTTAAAATAATTTTACATCTTTATATATTAAAAATATCTTATATTAATATATAATTTCAAAAGATATTATAAAATATGATATTATTACGAATGTAAAAGAAAATTTACTCTTTTAGAGTTTGAAACTATTAATATATAATTTGCTGAATTAATTTTCTTTTACAACCTCCAAAAATCCCGTTCCCACGCTCATGCATCCGCTTCCGACACCTGTATCAAGTATCAAATTTATCATCTCGCTACCAGCCTTTATTTCCCATATAGCCTGCCATGCACGCATTGGCGCATTATTATTACCATAATAAAATAAAACAGGCTTAGAAAGGTTTTGCCATTTTAAATTAAGCTCAAATTCGCCGTCATATTCATATCCTTTTATAGTATCAAATCTCTGCGATGCATTAGTTTTCATCATTTCAAGATGCCTTGAATCCTGAGGCTCAAGATAGATTTTATATCCCAAAAGCCCTTGTATAGCGCAAGCTACATAACCTTTTAACAAAACACTATTACTTTCTAGCTCATTAACTCTATGAGATGATATTGATATGTTAGTGTCCAGCAGATAAATTTCACCTAGCTTAAGACCGTTTTTTAAAATTTCCATGGCAATAAGCTCTTCAAATTTTGGCTCATGCGAAGTAAATCTTATCTGCAAATTTAAACCTCTCAAACTAAAATCAAAATTTGTTTTCTTAAATATTTTGCCTGTCTTTTTATGTCTATATCCGATATGCTCGCTTTCTGGCAAGTTGTGATATATGAAGCCTTGTATAAGCTCTGGCAAAATTTTTGCAACTTTAATATTTGTAGTGGAAAGTTTAGAATTTATAATAAGCATGCTTGGCCTTTTAAATTTTTAACGCTATAAATTATAGATTATATTAGATAAATTTTTAAATCATTAACTTTAAGTTGAGTTAAAATTTAACCCCCTTAGATATCATTTCATTGTCCGACAAGAAAAACCTCCTTTTTGTAACAACTCAAATACGCCCCTAAAATAAGGAGCGTATTTTTTCTCCTTAAACTTTTTCTGATATAATCTTTTAAAACATTAAAGGAAATAAATGCTAACACATATAGATGAAAAAAATCGTCCAAAAATGGTAGATGTAAGTGAAAAATCGATAACTACGAGAATAGCTGTAGCAAGTGGAATAATCAAAATGAGCGAAGCTGCATTCAATGCTATCAAAGAAAATACCGGCAAAAAGGGTCCTGTATTGCAAACAGCAGTAGTAGCGGCAATAACAGGAGCAAAAAAGACAAGCGAACTAATCCCGATGTGCCATCCTCTACTAATCAGCGGTATAGATTGCGATATAGTAGAAATCCCGGAAATTACCGCATTCAAACTCATAGTAAGCGTCAAGATAGACGGCAAAACAGGCGTGGAGATGGAAGCGCTAACCGGAGTTAGCATAGGCCTTTTAACTATTTACGACATGATAAAGGCTATAGATAAAACCATGCAGATAACAGACATAATGCTTGAAAGTAAAAGCGGAGGTAAAAGTGGCGAATATTTGCGAGCTAAATAAAGAGCCAAAGATAGAATATCCAAATTTTTGGGAGTATAAAGTAATTTTTGAAAAAGATCAAAATGCGCATAAAATCGTGCTTGATATTGTAGGTGACAGAGAGCATAAGCTGGTTGTCTCAAAATCAAGCAAAGAGGGCAAATATAAAAGCTACAATCTAAGTGTTATGGTCAATTCCAACGAGGAGCGCTTGGAGCTATTTTCGGCCTTAAGGCATGTTTCAAAATACGTATTATAGGAGATATTATGCAAAATAAAATTTTTTTACATACAATTGCGGAAAACAAAGACAATCCTCAAATTTTAGTTTTAATTAGAGAGCTTGCTTTCGATCTTGGCAAGAAAAAATTCAAAGATATCAAATGTCAAAAGGAGCTAAATCAAGAGCTTTTGCATACATTTTCAGATATGTGCCAAATATTAAAAAGTGAAAATTTACTAAATCCAAAAAGCATATCAAACCTTATAGATGGACTCATAGACGCTTCTACCGAATCAAAAGAGCAATTTTTATATAGGCTTATTTACGAAAAAGAGCAGGTAGAAAAACAAATTTTAAATCAAAAAAATGACATTAAAGATAGTATAAAAAGCTCTCTTGAAGCAGTCGAGGACTATATCCAAGACAGCGATTTTGAAAACAAAAACGAAATAATAGACAAGATAAATGATGCGATGTTTCTTGATTTTCAAATGCTTGAAATACTTAAAGAAACCACAGAAACAGCCTTTTTAACAACAATAGAAAAAGGCGAAGATGTAAGAGATACGAGCACAGAGATAGCTAAAAATATCGTTTACGGTGCAATTAATGAGGGAAATTTTACTAAACAAAGATTTTTGGAAATTTCAGGAAGCGTTATAGAGACGGCAACAGTAATAGCAAACGAGGATCATCTGTTTGCCAAAGATCTGATATATGGGGCTATAGTTGGTTCAAAAGACGGAATTACAAAATCTATTGAAAAATTTAAAGACGATATGAAATTTGCTCCGGATAGCCAAAATTTAGTAAATTCAGTTAAGGATTTAATAGGAATAGAAGAGGACTTTATCCAGATGCTAAAAGACCTCATGGCGCAGACGCAAGAGCCGTCAGCAAGCATAATAAACGATATTTTAGAAGACTCTCTTGATAGCTACTATGCGAAATTTAAACGTGTTCAAAATGAGCTAAGTGAACAGCTAAATATTAGACTGGAAGAGCTTAAGACAAATGAAAATATCAATAAATTTGTCAAAACAGCGACTATGAAATTTGAAGAGCTAAAACGCGAGCTTGATGAAAAAAGCGAGAAATTAAAAGAGAATTTTGATGCCAACAAAAAGCTTGAATCACTTAAAAAAGAGATAGATGAATTTGAGAAAAAGGCTGGCGAAAAGATGGAAAATTTAAGTAGCGATTTAGGAGAAAATTTAAAAAGCAAGTCAAAAGAACTTGGAGAGAAATTCTATAAAGCTGCTGAAAATTTCATAAAAAATACAAAAGAAAAAATAGGCATTAAAGATGATGACAAGAATGGGCTAAATTAATTAGCCCATGTCTTTAGATATTATAATTCTGCGGAAGCAAAGTAAAAAACAAAATTTATGGTATTACGAAGTCGTTTGGCTACTAACTGTGTTTAAACAGTTCACTTACATTGTGATTTTTGGATTCAATCTGAGGAATATCAAAAAATTTAGCTTTTTGAAAGCTCATAGAATTTGCAATTAAATTCGAAGGAAACATCTCAACTGCATTATTATATATCTCAACTGCCGAATTATACGCACGTCTAGCAGCTGAAATTTGCTCTTCTACATCATTTAAACTCTCTTGTAAATAGAGCACATTTTCATTTGCTTTTAGCTCAGGATATGCTTCAAACATAAGCTTAACGCTTGGCAGTAAATTTGAAATTTTAGCGTTTAAATCAAATTTTTCTTTTTGTGTCGTGGCATTTTTAGCCCTAGATCTAAGCTCGGTAATCTTTTCCAGAAGCTCTCTTTCATGAATCAAATATTGATTTGCAGCGGCTACTAAATTTGGAAGTAGATCATATCTACGCTTTAGCTGAGTATCAACACCGGCTTCGATATTTGCTACTTGATTTCGTTTAGCAACCAATGAGTTGTAAATACTTATTACATAAAATACCAAAAGTGCGATAAGTATTAAGAACCCTATGACAATTTCCATTATACATCCTTTAGAATATCTAATTTAAATTATAACAAAAAATACTTATATTTCATAAAGTAATAAAAAATAATAAAAATATATTTAATATATTCTAATCTTTGAATTTTAATATGTTTTATTTTAAAAGCCAAAAACATGCGTCAAAGAAAGGCTAAAAACACAATCTAAGACGCATAAATTTCAATTTTTACTCTTTGGATTTTGCCATTCTTCGCCTTACAGTCGGATCAAGATAGCGTTTGCGTACACGGATATTAATAGGAGTTACCTCAACAAGCTCATCCTCTTCAATCCACTCAAGCGCACGCTCAAGGCTTAGTTTTCTAGGAGGCACAAGCTTTATGGCATCATCGCTTCCGCTTGCACGCACGTTAGTTAAATTTTTGCCTTTGATAGGGTTTACATCAAGATCGTTTGGACGACTGTGCTCTCCAATTATCATTCCAACATAAACCTTTGTTTGAGGATCTACAAACATCACGCCCCTATCTTGTAAATTCCAAAGACTGTAAGCCAATGTTACTCCATTTTCCATAGAAACTAGTGCGCCATTGCTTCTTTGCTCCACACTTCCACTTAGCGGACGGAATTCCAAAAAGCTATGATTCATAATGCCTTCGCCTTTAGTGTCAGTCAAAAATTGACTTCTAAAGCCGATTAGTCCACGTGCAGGGATTTCAAATTCGATTCTGGTTTGTCCGTCGCCCGTTGGGTGCATAGAGACCATCTCGGCCTTTCTGCGTCCGAGTTTTTCGATAACTGTTCCACTAAATTCATCAGGCACATCTATCACAAGTAGCTCAAACGGCTCACATCTTATGCCGTTAATTTCTTTTACGATAACTTCGGGTCTGCCAAGACAAAATTCAAATCCTTCACGACGCATATTTTCAGCCAAAATCGTTATCTGAAGCTCGCCACGTCCACTAACTTTGAATTTACCCTCGCCTTGATTTTCGTATTTCATTGCGATATTTGTTTTCATCTCGCTAGATAGTCTCTCGTCAATCTTATTAGAAGTTACGTGTTTGCCCTCAGTGCCTGCTAGAGGACTATCGTTTACGCTAAATACCACGCTTAAAGTAGGCTCTTCTATGCGAAGCGGATCAAGTGGCATAGGAGAATTTGGATCCACTACACTATCTCCCACGTCAAGAGCGTCAAATCCTGCGATAGCTACGATATCGCCCACTTGAGCCTCGTCTGTATCGCGTCTTTCAAGTCCTAAAAATCCTATTAACTTTGAAATCCTGCCGGTAGATTTTGTGCCGTCAGCCTTAACCAGCATAACATTTTGATTTTTAGAAATTTTGCCGTTAAATATACGCGCAATGCCTATTTTGCCGACATAGTTGTCGTAATCAAGTGTAAAAACTTGGAGTTGAAGAGGATTTTTTATATCGCCTGTCGGGGCTGGAACGTGAGATAAAATAGTTTCAAAAAGCGGCTCCATATTAATATTTTCATCGCTTAAATTTAACTTTGCATATCCGCTTCTAGCAGCAGCATACACTACAGGAAATTCAAGCTGCTCATCATTTGCTTCAAGCGCTACAAAAAGATCAAAAATTTCATTTACTACGCGGTCTGGATCGCCTGCAGGCTTATCTATCTTATTTACTACAACTATCGGTCTAAGCCCTAGAGACAAGGCCTTTTTTACCACAAATTTAGTCTGAGGCATAACGCCTTCTTGCGCATCTACGAGCAAAAGCACACCATCAACCATCTTTAGTACACGCTCAACTTCTCCTCCAAAGTCAGCGTGACCCGGAGTGTCGATAATATTTATCTTAGAGCCTTTATATCTTATGGCTGTATTTTTTGAAAGTATTG
This Campylobacter sp. RM16192 DNA region includes the following protein-coding sequences:
- the cas7b gene encoding type I-B CRISPR-associated protein Cas7/Csh2 codes for the protein MSELAKHSEILFLWDAKMTNPNGDMLNDNAPRYDESDRKAVVSDVRVKRTIRDDLQNRKERTIFVNNAEQVQSAETRFAELKNALKLKDDKEVFLSCIDNRLFGGVAPKSNIQIIGAVQFSWAKSLNETETILSQGTGAFGKDNSQNKTFRTDNYIPYGLFAMYGTINSINAKKSNASEDDVADMLDSMWQGTKLLNTRSKVGQKPRMLIRVIYKDTYMIGLLDELVRIDNENSQQLRSFNECELNFTNLINSLRNMSEKIEKVVIFYDETARQYIDNFKNISINLEVKEL
- the cas4 gene encoding CRISPR-associated protein Cas4; its protein translation is MFSKDQIAGTLVNYYITCKREAWLYAHHIYPDQEDENMALGRVMAEIKEQNLQDFAFANLKFDKLSKERGHYLVTEYKKSLKNPEAGKMQLLFYLYLLKIGLRLKDVKGRLISGKSVFLVDASEENLNMIKEILIDIEKLVNMPTAPKFEYKKICDNCAYRNYCM
- the moaC gene encoding cyclic pyranopterin monophosphate synthase MoaC, whose protein sequence is MLTHIDEKNRPKMVDVSEKSITTRIAVASGIIKMSEAAFNAIKENTGKKGPVLQTAVVAAITGAKKTSELIPMCHPLLISGIDCDIVEIPEITAFKLIVSVKIDGKTGVEMEALTGVSIGLLTIYDMIKAIDKTMQITDIMLESKSGGKSGEYLRAK
- a CDS encoding HP0495 family protein, whose protein sequence is MANICELNKEPKIEYPNFWEYKVIFEKDQNAHKIVLDIVGDREHKLVVSKSSKEGKYKSYNLSVMVNSNEERLELFSALRHVSKYVL
- a CDS encoding TM1802 family CRISPR-associated protein, producing MGLAHKLYKIGILIDDDKTKDMVENHNFKESEYTTLVVDFKIQDDKLIDKPIISKSSLDNLKTFFTKKIGGTSNSYYLYPNYEYQKESDLYKKFQAISHTIKNSIMVYANDKNISLAKIVFDYIDNYKVDELNLKSYQKNDYFLVLLINGKTFYELMPEVLKNYIDEFVEPHIKDKNDKPFLKEQIDIISGKKELCGYSPNIKFFTMDNYDDIFKVQMIDKMPMSKDTAKAIKKGWMFAVNNLKFYYKGLEYIIIPSMLNFDEEVFNDMLYSLKESKNNLESFASREESFIWSLEDQVEKVINIDSLTLDILFTKVNTTNLSVQIFSTLEDIIPSRIRQVANLMKDNYISDSLYVVKNEDQNIKYTYLRDYFRNIEQFKNSNGLKGLENKIFQERIYLAKLLLGYLKIDYLELLKRFEHFREFDAANKKRMNSEKKDVKDWIVYPRKYVENEDKILEFLKKIDAIKDKNGTFF
- the cas2 gene encoding CRISPR-associated endonuclease Cas2; the encoded protein is MYVILFYDIVGAEFKEKNNANRIRKAVEKYLPRVQFSVFEGEIRQSDFKKLAAILQKECIKELDSIIIYTFNSLKYSDRIVIGQDKNQSLFS
- the cas3 gene encoding CRISPR-associated helicase Cas3', whose amino-acid sequence is MEISDQFNSHPKKPYNSHIGNINNSFGDDLDHIETSSYHDIAKLADKFQTYISLETKDFESKEEFKKAREKLKTTHTLESAFIYFFAKENKNINFLANFFSILKHHSDLPDILEFIKGYLSVINFKDSINQKVQTSQDICKIAKIDANINIRSFMKYFLALERNFKQFQNLDNFFIFKKRYSRLILADKFEAIFSKPYSNVDILSKEKIDFYLYKISQIINEKQKKDANNYKTKAREVIFKNFKNNTEKDKFLIKAPTGIGKTFLALSLALEISKIKGNKRRIITAIPFTSIIDQTHDVYENVIGKDSVLKYHHLTKYTQKSINCSEEDEKEQFSQKIFLADIWQENFIVTTFNQLFYIFFSNHNRDNLKLETLRDSVIIIDEIQNIPRVLLKPISIAFNEFAKRYNIHFIIMSATMPHIQAELENFTELSVPEFYSQKQDRYKLIYKSNLSDFENLKDEILKNKNRNVLCVVNTIFKAKKLYEMIKKEIENKANIYLLTTHQIPLHRIELINEIRLKLRNDKDKIILISTQLIEAGVDLGFDVGFREFAPFGAIIQTAGRVNREGVNKISDVIVFDYLDNSSLPYHNTDLQEKKMKEILSNNIKESQIYDVLEGYFNDTKYETTSINLLDYAKNLDFQTLFTKFNCNFMPNQPWKVSLFIEQEEGQFNKFLENRETILQAYDDKFEAIARIKDLEKDLGLYTISVSEKLISQIKCNIREMFGRYILPPSDFYNKKDGFLPELTIIEEAFM
- a CDS encoding CRISPR-associated endoribonuclease Cas6, whose protein sequence is MLIINSKLSTTNIKVAKILPELIQGFIYHNLPESEHIGYRHKKTGKIFKKTNFDFSLRGLNLQIRFTSHEPKFEELIAMEILKNGLKLGEIYLLDTNISISSHRVNELESNSVLLKGYVACAIQGLLGYKIYLEPQDSRHLEMMKTNASQRFDTIKGYEYDGEFELNLKWQNLSKPVLFYYGNNNAPMRAWQAIWEIKAGSEMINLILDTGVGSGCMSVGTGFLEVVKEN
- a CDS encoding LemA family protein — encoded protein: MEIVIGFLILIALLVFYVISIYNSLVAKRNQVANIEAGVDTQLKRRYDLLPNLVAAANQYLIHERELLEKITELRSRAKNATTQKEKFDLNAKISNLLPSVKLMFEAYPELKANENVLYLQESLNDVEEQISAARRAYNSAVEIYNNAVEMFPSNLIANSMSFQKAKFFDIPQIESKNHNVSELFKHS
- the cas5 gene encoding CRISPR-associated protein Cas5; translation: MFAFKVWGKFACFKDPLGISQNITLPIPPKTAVSGMLAALLGVEDYLNDSKFSGFKYSVVLGNSIIKKTFSQNYINDYTKNTKTHINNLLKFNIEKIANGLRDIKAPQKPINRELLINPKYIIFIDEFELEAEAIHNLKNRICKFSFYLGNSEFAGNFEFLEINKFENLYFDEVGIDSFLLECDIKNIDFEDSVLYSPLSFATALDADRSPIASKNLILSNNKIRAKNIEAFKITCGDKIYHCRFV